TGGCTGGCCTCAATGCTgtctaaaaatgcaaaaatataccagaaagacaaaaagctttcctttaaaaacatgcatACAGCAAGGAATTCAAAGTGTAAAGTATCTGCATTATAGGGAAGAAATCTAGCctttatatatagatatatatacatacacacacacacatatatatatacacacacatacatactacacacacacatacatgcgTATTTATACATACGCTGGTGGACAAGGGGACGACGGGGTGGCGCACCTACCTTGAGCAGCTTGCAGCGGATCTGCGCGGAGACCATGTGGCTGTTGCGCAGGTTGCCCACCCGGAACATGAGGGTGAGCTTGCCGTCCCGCATGGAGATGGCCGCGTGCTCGCTGAACATCAGCGTCTCGGCCCTCTTCTTGGGCTGGGACATCTTGATGAACATGCAGCCAATGAGGAAGGCATCCACAATGGAGCCCAGGATGgactggaagaggaagaggatgatgCCCTCGGGGCACTTGTCCGTGATGTAGCGGTACCCATAGCCGATGGTGGCCTCAGTCTCTATAAAGAAGAGGAAGGCGGAAGGGAAGTTGTAGACGTTGGCCACGCAGGGGGTGTAGCTGTCATCGTGCGCCTTGTTGAGGTCGCCCCGCATGTAGGCGATAACCCACCACATGGAGGCCATGAAGAGCCAGGCCACGGTGTAGGTGAGGATGAAGATGAAGAGGTTCCAGCGCCACTTGAGGTCCACCAGGGTGGTGAAGAGGTCGGAGAGGTAGCGGCTGGTCTCGCCGCCCAGGTTCCCGTGCTGCACGTTGCACCGCCCGTTCTTGTCCACGAAGCGCTGCCGCttgccccgcggcgccgcgcgcggcggcggcagccccgcgccgctaGCCGAGGTGCTCACCACCTGGTACTCGTCCCCCAGCTTCCGCCGCAGCGCCGACatgctccgcgccgcgccgagccgagccgagccgcgccgaaatgagccgagccgagccgcgccgaaCCCCGCCGAGCCGCGCCAAAAcgcgccgcgccggcaccgccgggcgccgcgcgcgcgcccccgccctgcccggcccggctcggcccggctcggctcggcccggcccggccccgctgcgccgccgccgccgccgccgccgccgtgcggGCGCGGAGGCAGCGCTCTGCGCGGCCGCCTCCcacgcggagccgccggcgggggcggcgcggcgccggcagcgcgcgCTCCGCCCCGGCCACGCCCCCGGCcacgccccccgccccggcctcGCCCGCTGCCGCCGTCGCGCCCCGCCCGTGGCCCCGCCcaccgccgcggccgcgccccgcccccgccccgccgccccgcccaGC
This DNA window, taken from Rhea pennata isolate bPtePen1 chromosome 6, bPtePen1.pri, whole genome shotgun sequence, encodes the following:
- the KCNJ3 gene encoding G protein-activated inward rectifier potassium channel 1 isoform X2; amino-acid sequence: MSALRRKLGDEYQVVSTSASGAGLPPPRAAPRGKRQRFVDKNGRCNVQHGNLGGETSRYLSDLFTTLVDLKWRWNLFIFILTYTVAWLFMASMWWVIAYMRGDLNKAHDDSYTPCVANVYNFPSAFLFFIETEATIGYGYRYITDKCPEGIILFLFQSILGSIVDAFLIGCMFIKMSQPKKRAETLMFSEHAAISMRDGKLTLMFRVGNLRNSHMVSAQIRCKLLKSRQTPEGEFLPLDQLELDVGFSTGADQLFLVSPLTICHVIDAKSPFYDLSQRSMQTEQFEIVVILEGIVETTGDRFYRVWFR